Below is a window of Malus domestica chromosome 13, GDT2T_hap1 DNA.
gtatgcaaataattcgatttccagttactacttcattgaattatgaacgacaatgccccaaattaactgtgacatcactaattaacccttagattttccttgttttattggattggatgacatcattcgacaacccaaaacattctttaaaagttccctacatgacatcataatagagatacaatcaaagatcattacgtttaatgaaaatcttaagcattgacaaagcacttgcaactatgacatcatgtcgcttatgctaggaattgaacttaacgcgatcgtttataagcgatcttcactacatgtgaatataagtttgtaacgattatgtgaaacttccttatattctagcaacggatttatgcatgccaattaagtgtcgacccttaattaacaaatacaaataagttatcaatcaaatagttaagccaattgcattcacgattcaagagttcataactggaatttatcaaattatattgcacacataatcatggctttgaaatcacccctagccaagaggggtttagccactcatatttacaacaaaacgaaaggaaatgaatttaaacattagaaacaaaagaaagaaaacacctaaacgctccaacgatccaagttggacagcaagcacgtccaagcactttccttcccttcctttgctacggcacaaggtgttggtgagtgtttgaaggtgtTTTTGTATGAAGTAATgggtgtgaagatgaatggatgtgtttatatgaaggttgtattgaaatggggatgaatgatcaaggaaaaactaaactatatggctgccacacacacttccttttatagaggaagtgcatggcaatggagggaatTTGGTGGTGtttgcaatgattcaagggtaaaaatcaagtaatgatgcaaagcatggggggttaaatggagtggtgttgcagcaatgagtgcattgagtggtgtttgaaatgattcaaaggtgaaagtgaagtgatgatgcaaagcatgggggtaaaatggagtggtgttgcagctagggaacatgaatgattgtgcacatggtagagaaaggaaagggaagtggaatggtgcagaaatgagtcaaaggtgcagcaagactcatgatgcacggcatgggattccaaatgtggtggatggtgcatcaatgagtgcatgtagtggaggtaaaagttgtatgaaatctgatgggtgaaggggacaagaaatgtgcagcaattgagtgcaatgattcaatgttttgatgcataaaatcagaaataatgaaggagacaagggtggtTCACGACATGGGtggataatgagtgtaatggtgcatgaaataaGTGTAAGAAATCTagtgcatgaaggggacaagggtgattatgcatcgcatgggtggaaaggtgagtaagtggtgaatcaatgagtgcaaggaggtgaaaggataatgtgcacatggtagacaaaggaacggaagtggaatgatgcaacaaatgagtcaatggagggaacatggatgatgatgcatggcataggagtccaaagggagtgcaatggtggtccacgacaatgatggaaaagtgaatggtggagtgacacccctttgtggctaagctctttgtcctttttacactaattcttctttctctttaacacattcctagcctctttagtcttcagtttcgtccatccactttgctccatgcatgtgctatccattccaagcccaaaattgctccaaaatgcaccaaaatgcatcttattgctttataaggcctatggacctacaaacacacaaaaatagcttaaaatacataattaactaagaaataacaacataaatgcatgagaacaagctaactcagtcgcataaatatgctcacaGTGCAtttaagtccaaattgaatgttttcacagcccagtgtgctttgtgctccagttccacaggtaggtgaGACGGCTTGCCGTAggttagtcgaaatggagacatccctaaaggtgttttgtaggcagtgcgatatgcccacaatgcatcatctaaatgcaagctccaatccttccggtttagcccaacagtcttctccaaaatttgtttgatttctctattcgagacttcgggttggccacttgtttgagggtggtatggcgtggaaacccgatacttcacattgtactttttaaacaaCACCTCAATGGTGCGATTGAAAAAGTGGGAGCCTCCATCGCTTATGAACACCATCGGCATGCCAAATCTAGAAAAGATGTTAGCCTTAATAAAATCTGCTACCACTCTAGAATCATTAgtatgggtggctttggcttccacccatttcaacacataatcaacggctagcaaaatataagtaaaaccatatgagggtggaaagggtcccatgaaatccataccccatacatcaaatatctccacattaaagatggggctttgcggcatttgatccttggcacctattgtacctgttctttgggtgccaaaatgacccccacatgcataactatggcaaaatgcaagaattgaattaaactcggaattgtgcacacatctacgaataatctggtcaggacaatacttccacaaatatggatcatcccacacataaaatcgtgcatcatttTTGAGTTTCTCACGCTTGTATTTATCTAAAGTGCTAcgaacttgttttgtgaccaaataattgaccaaatcagcataccagggctcacttacctctagggacaACAATTAATCGTCAGagaaggtctctagaatgggtaaggagtcctcCCCGTGCACCAAATGgctgaggtggtcagccaccacgttttcactcccctttttgtctcttatttcaatgttgaactcttgaagtaggagcatccaacgaatcagccttggtttggcctcttTCTTGGTGAGGAGGTACTTCAACGCTTcatggtcagaatatacaatcactttagtgccaagtaagtatgaacgaaatttatctaaagcaaatacaactgcaagaagttctttctcagtggtagaataattcaattgtgcatcatttagTGTTCGGGAAGAGTAGtggatgacgtggggctgtTTATTCCTCATGTGGCCTAAAACAGCACTAAtggcataatcggatgcatTACACATTAActcaaatggaaggctccaatctggtggcatgatgatgggggccgaagtcaacatgtccttgagggttttgaaagcggtctcacactccttgttgaactcgaaggctatttccttttggagtaaacggcaaaggggttgggcgatttttgagaaatccttgatgaatcttctataaaatcctgcatggccaagaaaaaagcgaacctccctcaccgaagtgggagagggtaagtgacgtacaagatttattttagatttatcaacctcaatccctttttctgatatgatatgccccaaaactataccttgttttaccataaaatggcacttttcccaattcaagacaagattagttttGATGCATCATTGTAAGATCagagtaagattattcaagcatgcatcaaatgagtcaccaaaaacactaaagtcatccataaacacttcaatgatcttttccacaaattatgagaaaatacttaccatacacctttggaatgtggttagtgcgttgcatagcccaaatggcatacgtcgataagcaaaggtaccaaagggacatgtgaaggtagtcttttcttggtcatcgggagctatcataatctgattataacctgaatagccatcaagaaaacaataaaatgaatgaccggctaacctttccagcatttgatcaataaagggcagcgggaagtgatcttttcttgtcgTAGCATTGAGCTTCCTATggtcaatacaaactctccatccggtttggattcgggtgggcacaagctcattatcttcattttttaccacagtaactccggacttcttaggaacaacttggaccggCGAGACCCAATAgctatcagaaattgggtaaatcactccacaatctagtagcttgatgatttccttcttcacaacgtccATCATGTGTAGATTGAGCCggcgttgtgcttctctagatggtttggctccttcttccaagagtattcgatgcatgcaagtggtagggctaattcccttgatattggccaatgtccacccaatggcagttctgtattcccgaagcaccctcaccaacttgtcctcctcttgtgcagtgagtgaagaagagatgatgacgggcagcGTCTCTTGCTCTCctaaaaacacatatttcaaatggctaggcaatggtttaagctctagggaagggggctggattacagaaggaagcaacttgttagtcgaattgGGAATTAaaattaggttaggagacttaccaatatgccttggatttgactctagggcagcaaccatctccaccaattcttcttgaataggcacggcaagatgttccttgttgCCGTGTACATGCCTAAGTGCTAACCCTTCATTTTTTAGTCCAATGCTTTGcgtgagagtcttttcaagtgcatcctcactcaaatcatcaaggaattcatgcgcccaagagtcaatcatatcaatagagaaataagaatgaccatcatgaggatatctcatagcatcagaaatattgaaatcaataacttccctttcatggtcaatgttcccttgaatacatctatctttgtacgggcagtcttcatgaatggtcggccaagtaatattggtaattgaggggaatggttcgagtcttccatttcaagcacgtaaaAGTCCGCCGGAAAGACGaggtgattcacctgcactaaaacatcctccaaaacaccttttggatacgcattagatctatcggccagttgaatgatcactccatcattttttaattctcccaagttcatagatgcatatat
It encodes the following:
- the LOC139190985 gene encoding uncharacterized protein, yielding MIDSWAHEFLDDLSEDALEKTLTQSIGLKNEGLALRHVHGNKEHLAVPIQEELVEMVAALESNPRHIGEQETLPVIISSSLTAQEEDNYWVSPVQVVPKKSGVTVVKNEDNELVPTRIQTGWRVCIDHRKLNATTRKDHFPLPFIDQMLESAVLGHMRNKQPHVIHYSSRTLNDAQLNYSTTEKELLAVVFALDKFRSYLLGTKVIVYSDHEALKYLLTKKEAKPRLIRWMLLLQEFNIEIRDKKGSENVVADHLSHLVHGEDSLPILETFSDD